A window of Nitratireductor kimnyeongensis genomic DNA:
TGACCGAGTTGCGGCGATCAACATCGGTTTTCAGGCGATCCCCGAATTCCGACAGAACACCCGTCTCGGCCGGACCGGAAAACCCGATGGCGATGAAGGCGAGATCGGCGCGGATAACAAATTCCGTACCGGCGACAGGCTTGCGCTTCTCATCCACCTCACAGCATTTCACACCGGTCAGAACGCCATCCTCACCGATAAACTCCAGCGTTGCGACCTGAAACTCGCGCTCCGCACCCTCGGCCTGCGAAGAAGAGGTACGCATCTTGGTCGCCCAATAAGGCCAGACTGCCAGTTTGTCTTCCTTTTCCGGTGGGCGCGGACGAATATCGAGCTGGGTCACGCGCACCGCCCCCTGACGGAACGAAGTGCCCACACAGTCGGATGCCGTGTCACCGCCACCGACAACCACCACATGCTTGCCGCCGGCGAGAATGGGATCGGAAGCCCAGGCCACGGATTGAATGTCCTCGCCGCCAACACGGCGGTTCTGCTGCACCAGATAGGGCATGGCATCGTGCACGCCTTCAAGATCAGCGCCGGGAATACCAGCCGGACGCGGACGCTCGGAACCACCGCAATAAAGAACGGCGTCATATTCGGCGAGCAGTTCCTCAACGGGCTTGTCGACGCCGACATTCACGCCGCAATGGAAGGTGACGCCTTCGCCCTGCATCTGTTCGACGCGGCGGTCGATATAATGCTTCTCTATCTTGAAATCGGGAATGCCATAGCGCATCAGACCGCCCGGCCTGCTCTCACGCTCATAGACATGAACCTGATGGCCCGCGCGGCCAAGCTGCTGGGCCGCCGCCATGCCAGCGGGACCGGAACCGATGATGGCCACGGTCTTGCCAGTCTTGTGCTCAGGCGGATAAGGGCGAACGAAGCCGGATTCATAGGCTTTGTCGGCAATCGCCTGTTCCACCGTCTTGATGGCCACGGGAATGTCTTCAAGATTGAGCGTACAGGCTTCCTCGCAAGGAGCCGGGCAGATGCGGCCCGTCCATTCGGGAAAATTGTTGGTGGAATGCAGGTTGCGGATCGCCTCGTCCCAATCGCCATTGTAGACGAGATCGTTCCAGTCCGGGATCTGGTTGTGAACCGGACAGCCTGTCGGCCCGTGGCAATAAGGGATGCCGCAATCCATGCAGCGCGCGGCCTGTTTCTCGACTTCCTTGTCCGACATGGGCAGCGTGAATTCGCGGAAATGGCGAATGCGGTCGGATGCCGGCTGATACTTGTGGACCTGCCGGTCGATTTCGAGAAAACCTGTAACCTTACCCATCGAGTAAACCCCGTAATTCTATTGAAGTGCCGGAAGTCCGAGGACATCCTCGCACCGTGCAATCCAGCGGGTGAGCGCCTTGCGCCCGTCGAATTCAAAACCGCCCTGCGGCGCAAGCCGCGTGTAGCCGAGCAGCGCAATGTCAGCGATGGTGAGCGCACTGCCCACAAAGAAATCGCGCGTCTTCAACGCCTGATCCATGAAATCGAGCGCGGCATCACCCCGCTCGACCTTGGCTGGATCCCGTGTTTCCACCGGCTCCCTGCGGTAAACCACGTGGAAGCGTGTGCCTGCCACATTGGGCTCATGAAAGTTCTGTTCCCAGAACATCCACTGATCGATTTCGGCCTGCATGAACGGATCATCGGGCAACAGCGCAGAGCCACGCGCGCAGTACCTGATGATCGCCCCCGACTGCCCGAGGACACACCCGTCATCAAACCGCACCACCGGCACCTGGCCGAACGGCGACATGGCGAGAAACGCATCCGTGCGGCTCTCACCCGCCATGATGTCGAGCTCGTGCCACCGATAGGCGAGACCAAGATGGTCGGCCGTGTATTTCACCTTCAGACAATTGCCCGAATTCTGATCGCCGAAGATATCCATTGGCAACAGACCCCGAAAGCGGCGGCTATTCAGCCGCCAGGCCCAGTTTCATGCGCTCCATCTCCTCCAGCGCCCGCCGGTATTCGACCGGCATCACCTTGCGGAATTTGGGGCGGTAATCGGCCCAGTTTTCCAGAATGGTGCGTGCCCGTTCGGACCCCGTGTGGTGGAGATGGTTGGCAATCAGCTGTGCGAGGCGCTCCTCGTCGTGACGGGTCATGTCGCCGGAAACGTCGACACGGCCCTTGTGCATGAGATCGCCGCCATGGTGGTGCAGCTTTTCGAGAATGTCGTCTTCCTCCGGCACCGGCTCCAACTCGACCATGGCCATGTTGCA
This region includes:
- a CDS encoding glutamate synthase subunit beta; its protein translation is MGKVTGFLEIDRQVHKYQPASDRIRHFREFTLPMSDKEVEKQAARCMDCGIPYCHGPTGCPVHNQIPDWNDLVYNGDWDEAIRNLHSTNNFPEWTGRICPAPCEEACTLNLEDIPVAIKTVEQAIADKAYESGFVRPYPPEHKTGKTVAIIGSGPAGMAAAQQLGRAGHQVHVYERESRPGGLMRYGIPDFKIEKHYIDRRVEQMQGEGVTFHCGVNVGVDKPVEELLAEYDAVLYCGGSERPRPAGIPGADLEGVHDAMPYLVQQNRRVGGEDIQSVAWASDPILAGGKHVVVVGGGDTASDCVGTSFRQGAVRVTQLDIRPRPPEKEDKLAVWPYWATKMRTSSSQAEGAEREFQVATLEFIGEDGVLTGVKCCEVDEKRKPVAGTEFVIRADLAFIAIGFSGPAETGVLSEFGDRLKTDVDRRNSVNVNANDRDYKTTVDRLFAAGDVRRGQSLVVWAIREGRQAAHAIDEFLMGSSVLPR
- a CDS encoding glutathione S-transferase family protein, which codes for MDIFGDQNSGNCLKVKYTADHLGLAYRWHELDIMAGESRTDAFLAMSPFGQVPVVRFDDGCVLGQSGAIIRYCARGSALLPDDPFMQAEIDQWMFWEQNFHEPNVAGTRFHVVYRREPVETRDPAKVERGDAALDFMDQALKTRDFFVGSALTIADIALLGYTRLAPQGGFEFDGRKALTRWIARCEDVLGLPALQ